The following are encoded in a window of Bradyrhizobium sp. WBOS07 genomic DNA:
- a CDS encoding aspartate dehydrogenase, whose product MAGQEASNELRVAIAGLGSIGTKVATALDQGIEGLSLSAVAVRDPAKHQAFISSLRRPPQVLPIEQLGDAADIVVECAPSHHLRSIVEPAVKRGKAAVVVSVGGLLDNFDLVDLARANGGRILVPTGALIGLDAVNAAAVGTIRSVQMVTRKPIDGLKGAPFIVQNNIDIDNLREPLKLFEGSAREAAKGFPANVNVAVALSLAGIGPDRTRIQVWADPTVTRNVHRIEVEADSARFSMGIENIPSENPKTGLITALSVIALLRKQRATLCVGT is encoded by the coding sequence ATGGCTGGACAGGAAGCCTCGAACGAATTGCGGGTTGCCATCGCAGGGCTGGGCTCGATCGGCACCAAGGTCGCGACCGCGCTCGATCAGGGCATCGAAGGACTGAGCCTGTCGGCCGTCGCCGTGCGCGATCCCGCCAAGCATCAGGCTTTCATCAGCAGCCTGCGCCGCCCGCCGCAAGTTCTGCCGATCGAGCAGCTCGGCGATGCTGCCGACATCGTGGTCGAATGCGCGCCGAGCCATCATCTGCGGTCCATCGTCGAGCCGGCGGTGAAGCGCGGCAAGGCCGCGGTCGTGGTCAGCGTCGGCGGCCTGCTCGACAATTTCGACCTCGTCGATCTCGCCCGCGCCAATGGCGGCCGCATTCTCGTGCCGACCGGCGCGCTGATCGGGCTCGATGCCGTCAACGCCGCCGCGGTCGGCACCATCCGTTCGGTGCAGATGGTGACTCGCAAGCCGATCGACGGGCTGAAGGGCGCGCCGTTCATCGTGCAGAACAACATCGACATCGACAATCTGCGCGAGCCGCTCAAGCTGTTCGAAGGCAGCGCGCGCGAAGCGGCGAAGGGCTTTCCGGCGAACGTCAACGTCGCCGTCGCGCTGTCGCTGGCGGGCATCGGTCCCGATCGGACCCGGATCCAGGTTTGGGCCGACCCGACCGTGACGCGCAACGTTCACCGCATCGAGGTCGAGGCGGATTCGGCGCGGTTCTCGATGGGCATCGAGAATATCCCGTCGGAGAATCCCAAGACCGGCCTGATCACTGCGCTTTCGGTGATTGCGCTGCTGCGCAAGCAGCGCGCCACGCTGTGCGTGGGGACGTGA
- a CDS encoding glycerophosphodiester phosphodiesterase produces the protein MPSRAATILTVLSLLTAGQAIAGRGIVEQAMAFDLEAHRGGRALLPENTLPAFANALSMGVDTLELDVGVTADGEIVVSHERGLNPDLTRRADGTYITPPGTPFVKLRLDEVRTYDVGQIRPDSAYAKQFPDQRALPGTRIPTLRELFALGRKSGNARVRFNIETKIDPNRPDETLDPQAFVAKLLALIETEALSDRVMIQSFDWRTLQLVQQQAPKMPTVYLTLQRGSAPTVAMDKATNWTAGFNPADHGGSLPRTIKAAGGAIWSPHFGDVTAALVAEAHGLGLRVVVWTVNKREDMTRMIELGVDGIISDKPDLLRQVAGEKGITLPAGTPVAP, from the coding sequence ATGCCGTCACGCGCCGCAACCATCCTGACCGTGCTCTCGCTTCTCACCGCAGGACAAGCCATTGCAGGACGAGGCATCGTAGAACAAGCCATGGCCTTCGATCTCGAGGCGCATCGCGGCGGGCGGGCGCTGCTGCCGGAAAACACCCTGCCCGCCTTCGCCAACGCGCTGTCGATGGGCGTGGACACGCTGGAGCTCGACGTCGGCGTCACCGCGGACGGCGAGATCGTCGTGTCGCATGAGCGCGGGCTCAATCCTGATCTTACACGCCGCGCCGACGGCACTTACATCACTCCGCCCGGCACACCCTTCGTCAAGCTGCGGCTGGACGAGGTCAGGACCTATGACGTCGGCCAGATCAGGCCGGATAGTGCTTACGCGAAACAATTCCCCGACCAGCGCGCGCTGCCGGGGACGCGCATTCCGACCTTGCGCGAGCTGTTTGCGCTGGGAAGAAAATCCGGCAACGCGCGTGTGCGCTTCAACATCGAGACCAAGATCGATCCGAACCGTCCGGACGAAACGCTCGATCCGCAGGCCTTCGTCGCCAAGCTGCTGGCGCTGATCGAGACCGAAGCGTTGTCCGACAGGGTCATGATCCAGTCGTTCGACTGGCGGACCTTGCAGCTGGTCCAGCAGCAGGCGCCCAAGATGCCGACGGTGTACCTGACGCTCCAGCGCGGCTCGGCTCCGACGGTGGCGATGGACAAGGCGACGAACTGGACGGCCGGCTTCAATCCGGCCGACCACGGCGGCTCGCTGCCGCGCACGATCAAGGCGGCGGGCGGCGCGATCTGGTCGCCCCATTTCGGCGATGTCACCGCCGCGCTCGTCGCGGAGGCCCACGGACTCGGATTGCGCGTGGTGGTCTGGACGGTCAACAAGCGCGAAGACATGACGCGGATGATCGAGCTCGGCGTTGACGGCATCATTTCCGACAAACCCGACCTGCTGCGGCAGGTCGCCGGCGAAAAGGGAATAACGTTGCCAGCGGGGACGCCGGTCGCGCCGTAA
- a CDS encoding ABC transporter ATP-binding protein, whose product MSSIISVANLSKTYGSGFRALKNVNLDIKRGEIFALLGPNGAGKTTLISIICGIANPSEGRVLVGGEDIQTSYRKARSLIGLVPQELHTDAFESVWATVSFSRGLFGKPKNPAHIEKVLKDLSLWDKKDNKIITLSGGMKRRVMIAKALSHEPQILFLDEPTAGVDVELRKGMWEVVRTLQQSGVTIILTTHYIEEAEEMADRIGVINKGEIVLVEDKTTLMQKLGKKRLTLHLQGRIAALPESLRHYELELCDNGATLVYDYDTKGERTGITSLLGDLRTAGIRFNDLDTTQSSLEDIFVDLVRTS is encoded by the coding sequence ATGTCCTCCATCATCTCCGTCGCCAATCTGTCGAAGACCTATGGGTCCGGCTTCAGGGCGCTCAAGAACGTCAATCTCGATATCAAGCGCGGCGAGATTTTTGCGCTGCTCGGGCCCAACGGCGCCGGCAAGACCACGCTGATCTCCATCATCTGCGGCATCGCCAACCCGAGCGAAGGCCGCGTCCTCGTCGGCGGCGAGGACATCCAGACCTCCTACCGCAAGGCGCGCTCGCTGATCGGCCTCGTGCCGCAGGAATTGCACACCGACGCGTTCGAGAGCGTGTGGGCGACCGTGAGCTTCTCCCGCGGCCTGTTCGGCAAGCCGAAGAATCCCGCCCATATCGAGAAGGTGCTGAAGGACCTCTCGCTGTGGGACAAGAAGGACAACAAGATCATCACGCTGTCCGGCGGCATGAAGCGCCGCGTGATGATCGCGAAAGCGCTGTCGCACGAACCGCAGATCCTGTTCCTGGACGAGCCCACCGCGGGCGTCGACGTCGAGCTGCGCAAGGGCATGTGGGAGGTGGTGCGCACCTTGCAGCAATCCGGCGTCACCATCATCCTCACCACGCATTACATCGAGGAAGCCGAGGAGATGGCCGACCGCATCGGCGTCATCAACAAGGGCGAGATCGTGCTGGTAGAGGACAAGACCACCTTGATGCAGAAGCTCGGCAAGAAGCGGCTGACGCTGCATCTGCAAGGCAGGATCGCCGCACTGCCGGAAAGCCTTCGCCATTACGAGCTCGAGCTCTGCGACAACGGCGCGACGCTGGTCTACGATTACGACACAAAGGGCGAGCGCACCGGCATCACCAGCCTGCTCGGCGATCTCCGCACCGCCGGCATCCGTTTCAACGATCTCGACACGACGCAATCGTCGCTCGAGGACATCTTCGTCGATCTCGTGAGGACGTCATGA
- a CDS encoding sorbosone dehydrogenase family protein: MTFSSIFAQFVAIIGGVALQWRKMTGTEPAPAWGGTPAIPEAKPQGAIPTLKMPTARGWSEGQKPTVAPGLKVNAFATGLDHPRWIEVLPNGDVLIAEATQIAGAPRSVFHYAMQATMRRAAALGVSADRITLLRDKDGDGVAEHRGAFMENLSQPFGMALVGDTFYVGNTDGVMAFPYVAGADRITAPGRRLTTFKPGGHWTRSLLASPDGKKLYAGVGSLSNIAEMGMEVEEGRAAVYELDLVAGTHRIFGAGLRNPVGLAWEPSTNVLWTVVNERDGLGDETPPDYLTSVRDGGFYGWPYCYWGKTVDDRVPQDPAMVAKALQPDYALGGHTASLGLCWMPAGTLPGFGDGMVIGQHGSWNRSKLSGYKLVFVPFENGKPSGPGRDILSGFLSPDEKESYGRPVGVAIGPDKTSLLMADDVGNVIWRVTGA, translated from the coding sequence ATGACCTTCTCCAGCATCTTCGCGCAGTTCGTCGCGATCATCGGCGGCGTGGCGCTGCAATGGCGCAAGATGACGGGCACCGAGCCCGCGCCGGCTTGGGGAGGGACCCCCGCCATTCCGGAAGCGAAGCCGCAAGGCGCGATCCCGACCTTGAAGATGCCGACCGCGCGCGGCTGGAGCGAGGGCCAGAAGCCGACCGTTGCTCCCGGACTCAAGGTCAATGCGTTCGCGACCGGGCTCGACCATCCGCGCTGGATCGAGGTGCTGCCGAACGGCGACGTGCTGATCGCGGAAGCGACCCAGATCGCAGGCGCCCCCCGCAGCGTGTTCCACTATGCGATGCAGGCGACGATGCGCCGCGCCGCCGCGCTTGGCGTGTCCGCCGACCGCATCACGCTCTTGCGCGACAAGGACGGCGACGGCGTCGCCGAACACCGCGGCGCCTTCATGGAGAACCTCAGCCAGCCCTTCGGCATGGCGCTGGTCGGCGACACCTTCTATGTCGGCAACACCGACGGCGTGATGGCGTTTCCCTATGTCGCGGGCGCCGACCGCATCACCGCGCCGGGCAGAAGGCTCACGACCTTCAAGCCGGGCGGACACTGGACGCGCAGCCTGCTCGCCAGTCCCGACGGCAAGAAGCTCTATGCCGGCGTCGGCTCGCTCAGCAACATCGCCGAGATGGGCATGGAGGTCGAGGAAGGTCGTGCCGCGGTGTACGAGCTCGACCTCGTCGCCGGCACGCACCGCATCTTCGGCGCGGGCCTGCGCAATCCCGTGGGCCTTGCCTGGGAGCCGAGCACGAACGTGCTCTGGACCGTCGTCAACGAGCGCGACGGGCTCGGCGACGAGACGCCGCCGGATTATCTCACCTCGGTGCGCGACGGCGGCTTCTACGGCTGGCCCTATTGCTATTGGGGCAAGACGGTGGACGACCGCGTGCCGCAGGATCCGGCGATGGTCGCCAAGGCGCTTCAGCCGGACTACGCGCTTGGCGGCCACACCGCCTCGCTCGGCCTGTGCTGGATGCCCGCAGGAACCCTGCCCGGCTTCGGCGACGGCATGGTGATCGGCCAGCACGGCTCGTGGAATCGCAGCAAGCTGTCCGGCTACAAGCTGGTGTTCGTCCCGTTCGAGAACGGAAAGCCGTCCGGTCCCGGTCGCGACATCCTGTCGGGCTTCCTGTCACCCGACGAGAAGGAATCCTATGGCCGCCCGGTCGGCGTTGCGATCGGCCCCGACAAGACGTCGCTGCTGATGGCCGACGACGTCGGCAACGTGATCTGGCGTGTGACGGGGGCGTAG
- a CDS encoding ABC transporter permease: MNHRAIRAIYLFEMARTWRTLLQSIVSPVVSTSLYFVVFGAAIGSRISQVEGVSYGTFIVPGLIMLSVLTQSIANASFGIYFPKFTGTIYEILSAPISYFEIVLGYVGAAATKSIILGLIILATAGLFVPLHIHHPVWMLAFLVLTAVTFSLFGFIIGIWADGFEKLQMIPMLVVTPLTFLGGSFYSIDMLPPAWRTVALLNPVVYLISGFRWSFYEIADVSMAVSVGMTLAFLVICLVVIWWIFRTGYRLKN, translated from the coding sequence ATGAATCACCGCGCCATTCGCGCCATCTATCTGTTCGAAATGGCGCGCACCTGGCGTACGCTGCTGCAAAGCATCGTCTCGCCGGTGGTCTCGACCTCGCTCTATTTCGTTGTGTTCGGCGCCGCGATCGGCTCGCGCATCAGCCAGGTCGAGGGCGTCAGCTACGGCACCTTCATCGTGCCGGGCCTGATCATGCTCTCGGTGCTGACGCAGAGCATTGCCAACGCCTCGTTCGGCATTTACTTTCCGAAGTTCACCGGCACGATCTACGAGATCCTGTCGGCGCCGATCTCCTATTTCGAGATCGTGCTCGGCTATGTCGGCGCCGCCGCGACCAAGTCGATCATTCTGGGCCTGATCATCCTGGCGACCGCCGGCCTGTTCGTGCCGCTGCATATCCACCATCCCGTCTGGATGCTGGCCTTCCTGGTGCTGACGGCGGTGACGTTCAGCCTGTTCGGCTTCATCATCGGCATCTGGGCCGACGGCTTCGAGAAGCTGCAGATGATCCCGATGCTGGTGGTGACGCCGCTGACCTTCCTCGGCGGCAGCTTCTATTCGATCGACATGCTGCCGCCTGCCTGGCGCACGGTGGCGCTGCTCAACCCGGTGGTCTACCTGATCTCCGGCTTCCGCTGGAGCTTCTACGAGATTGCGGATGTCAGCATGGCCGTCAGCGTCGGCATGACGCTGGCGTTCCTGGTGATCTGCCTCGTCGTGATCTGGTGGATTTTCCGCACCGGGTATCGGCTGAAGAATTGA
- a CDS encoding tartrate dehydrogenase: MRTHSIAAIPADGIGPEVISAGIRVLEALAKRSGDLAFNVKTFDWGSDYYKKHGVMMPADGLAELKKFDAIYFGAVGAPDVPDHITLWGLRLPICQGFDQYANVRPTKILPGVASPLRNVGVGDLDWVIVRENSEGEYAGMGGRAHKGLPEEVGTEVAVFTRVGVTRIMRYAFQLAQSRPRKFLTVVTKSNAQRHGMVMWDEIAAEVASEFPDVTWDKMLVDAMTVRMTLHPKSLDTIVATNLHADILSDLAGALAGSLGVAPTGNIDPQRRFPSMFEPIHGSAFDITGKGIANPVATFWTGAQMLEHLGEKDAAARLMAAVERVCAAGVLTPDVGGKATTKEVTDAVVEAIHGTNE, from the coding sequence ATGCGCACTCATTCGATCGCAGCCATTCCCGCCGACGGCATCGGCCCCGAGGTGATCTCGGCCGGGATCCGCGTGCTGGAGGCTCTGGCAAAGCGCAGCGGCGATCTCGCCTTCAACGTCAAGACGTTCGACTGGGGTTCGGACTATTACAAGAAGCACGGCGTCATGATGCCGGCCGACGGTCTCGCCGAGTTGAAGAAGTTCGACGCGATCTATTTCGGCGCGGTCGGCGCGCCTGATGTGCCCGATCACATCACGCTGTGGGGGCTGCGCCTGCCGATCTGCCAGGGCTTCGACCAATACGCCAATGTGCGGCCGACGAAGATCCTGCCCGGCGTCGCCTCGCCGCTGCGCAATGTCGGTGTCGGCGACCTCGATTGGGTGATCGTGCGCGAGAATTCGGAAGGCGAATATGCCGGCATGGGCGGTCGCGCCCACAAGGGCCTGCCGGAAGAGGTCGGCACCGAAGTCGCCGTGTTCACCCGCGTCGGCGTCACCCGCATCATGCGCTATGCCTTCCAGCTCGCGCAGTCGCGCCCGCGCAAATTCCTGACCGTGGTGACCAAGTCGAACGCCCAGCGCCACGGCATGGTGATGTGGGACGAGATCGCCGCCGAGGTCGCGAGCGAATTCCCCGACGTCACCTGGGACAAGATGCTGGTCGACGCCATGACGGTGCGCATGACGCTGCATCCGAAGAGCCTCGACACCATCGTCGCGACCAATCTGCACGCCGACATCCTCTCGGACCTTGCCGGTGCGCTGGCGGGAAGCCTCGGCGTGGCGCCGACCGGCAACATCGATCCGCAGCGCCGCTTCCCCTCGATGTTCGAGCCGATCCACGGTTCGGCCTTCGACATCACCGGCAAGGGCATCGCCAACCCGGTCGCGACCTTCTGGACCGGCGCGCAGATGCTCGAGCATCTCGGCGAGAAGGACGCCGCAGCCCGCCTGATGGCGGCGGTCGAGCGCGTCTGCGCGGCCGGCGTGCTGACGCCCGACGTCGGCGGCAAGGCGACGACGAAGGAAGTCACGGACGCCGTGGTCGAGGCGATCCACGGAACGAATGAGTAG
- a CDS encoding LysM peptidoglycan-binding domain-containing protein, which translates to MIDLRRLVVLAAIALLAWGPGVAAASPAKSKTNAAVPAAPPPPPFEPLPPPKVYLFRGAMGPIFSTGMDRLEEKLTKAGFSANVYEFTICRWIGDRAISSYKESPAPIVLIGHSMGGLCSIVISEMAAKENIPISLVIAIDPAHATGDVPLNVERFINIFLSDSVLGGGDVVAVPGFRGHYASYDLKENARVSHINIEKSDDIHRQIVEMVTRLPRIPPQTEADAVPLRYLVPADTLVELWDSGVRVPVRRGDTMESIAAANRVPLWTLAQSNSLAENAQLTPGQTIIVPRHLTPPEPAAAMAMPPAAPAKRK; encoded by the coding sequence ATGATTGATCTGAGGCGACTAGTCGTGCTGGCAGCGATTGCGCTGCTCGCCTGGGGCCCCGGCGTAGCCGCTGCCTCGCCCGCCAAGTCCAAGACCAATGCGGCCGTACCTGCCGCGCCGCCGCCCCCGCCATTCGAGCCGTTGCCGCCGCCGAAGGTCTACCTGTTCCGCGGTGCCATGGGGCCGATCTTCTCGACCGGGATGGACCGGCTCGAAGAGAAACTGACGAAGGCTGGCTTCTCGGCCAACGTCTACGAATTCACCATCTGCCGGTGGATCGGCGATCGCGCCATCTCCAGCTATAAGGAATCGCCGGCGCCGATCGTGTTGATCGGCCATTCCATGGGCGGGCTGTGCTCGATCGTCATCTCCGAGATGGCGGCCAAGGAAAACATTCCGATCAGCCTCGTCATCGCCATCGACCCCGCGCACGCGACCGGCGACGTGCCGCTCAATGTCGAGCGCTTCATCAACATCTTCCTGTCCGACAGCGTGCTCGGCGGCGGCGACGTCGTCGCGGTGCCCGGATTCCGCGGCCATTACGCGAGCTACGACCTGAAGGAAAACGCGCGCGTTTCCCACATCAATATCGAGAAGTCCGACGACATCCATCGCCAGATCGTCGAGATGGTGACGCGGCTGCCGCGCATTCCACCGCAGACAGAAGCCGATGCCGTGCCGCTGCGTTATCTCGTGCCCGCGGATACGTTGGTCGAATTGTGGGATTCCGGTGTGCGGGTCCCGGTGCGCCGCGGCGACACCATGGAGAGCATCGCCGCCGCCAATCGCGTGCCGCTGTGGACGCTCGCGCAGAGCAATTCGCTTGCGGAGAATGCACAGCTCACGCCCGGGCAAACCATCATCGTCCCGCGCCACCTGACGCCGCCCGAGCCAGCAGCCGCGATGGCGATGCCGCCGGCGGCTCCGGCAAAGCGGAAGTAG
- a CDS encoding fused MFS/spermidine synthase has protein sequence MDSIVQPAATEQPSASRNRLVLTVYTAAIFVSALLLFSVQPLFTKMVLPRLGGSPAVWSVAMVFFQSLLLAGYAYAHFLMQARSRVVPVAVHLVLLIAAFAMLPLGIASGYGEPPASNYAFWLLGLFVVSIGLPFFALAANNPLLQAWFVRTRHPAGHDPYFLYASSNIGSFLALLSYPFLLEPVFTLHTQNQLWTGGYALLILLIGACGILLLRSPKLAMVDAKTEDVNAPAPAFLTRLRWIFLAAVPSGLLIAVTAHISTDVAAAPLLWVLPLSLYLLTWVVVFQSRPLLPHKWMLTLQPVAIAGVVVLLAFGGEQNLLLTLGGHQLCFFVIAMACHGELARTRPAAKYLTGFYVALSFGGMVGGLFAGLLAPFTFSWIAEYPILVALAALCRPIANERLAGVVKWYWLALAALAVALIVPSTTTGGLSTWLEDHRVWVAGSVGVLAALLALSLNASRWKIFATVVLALALIRVYPADEGRVTTVRSFFGVHKIVVTPGGYFHVLMHGTTIHGAERFRNNDGTPVTGRPEPITYYHADGGIGQAVSAIRERKGAPLKVAAIGVGSGTLACAAAPGEDWKFFEIDQSMVDAARDPKNFRYISSCMPDMKPVIGDARLTFAKEPDGAYDLVIVDAYSSDAIPIHLATEEAMKIYKDKLAPHGAVVMHVSNRHLDLETVVVGIADANDLKSWVFNEDSGRDSDYIFSTDVVISAREEADIGRLAASKSWEQTEADDRVRVWTDDYSNILGALHRRLRDGE, from the coding sequence ATGGATTCGATCGTGCAACCCGCCGCCACGGAGCAGCCGTCCGCCTCGCGCAACCGGCTGGTGCTGACGGTCTACACCGCTGCGATCTTCGTCAGCGCGCTGCTGCTGTTCTCGGTGCAGCCGTTGTTCACGAAGATGGTGCTGCCGCGGCTCGGCGGCTCGCCGGCGGTGTGGTCGGTGGCGATGGTGTTCTTCCAGTCGCTGCTGCTGGCGGGCTATGCCTATGCGCATTTCCTGATGCAGGCGAGGAGCCGCGTCGTTCCGGTGGCCGTGCATCTGGTGCTGCTGATCGCGGCCTTCGCCATGCTGCCGCTCGGCATCGCCTCCGGCTATGGCGAGCCGCCGGCTTCCAACTATGCGTTCTGGCTGCTCGGCCTGTTCGTGGTCTCGATCGGCCTGCCGTTCTTCGCGCTCGCGGCCAACAATCCGCTGTTGCAGGCCTGGTTCGTGCGCACCCGCCATCCAGCCGGACATGATCCCTATTTCCTCTATGCCTCCTCCAACATCGGCAGCTTCCTCGCGCTGCTGTCCTATCCGTTCCTGCTGGAGCCGGTGTTTACGCTGCACACGCAGAACCAGCTCTGGACCGGCGGCTATGCCCTCTTGATCCTGCTGATCGGCGCCTGCGGTATATTGCTGCTGCGCTCGCCGAAACTTGCGATGGTCGACGCGAAAACCGAGGACGTGAATGCGCCGGCACCGGCCTTCTTGACGCGGCTGCGCTGGATCTTCCTTGCCGCGGTGCCATCGGGCCTGCTCATCGCCGTCACCGCGCACATCTCGACCGACGTTGCGGCGGCGCCGCTGCTGTGGGTGCTGCCGCTGTCGCTGTATCTGCTGACCTGGGTCGTCGTGTTCCAGTCGCGGCCGCTGCTGCCGCACAAATGGATGCTGACGCTGCAGCCGGTCGCGATCGCGGGCGTTGTCGTCCTGCTCGCCTTCGGCGGCGAGCAGAATCTGCTGCTGACGCTCGGCGGCCATCAATTGTGCTTCTTCGTCATCGCCATGGCCTGCCACGGCGAACTGGCGCGGACTCGGCCGGCCGCCAAATATCTCACCGGCTTCTATGTCGCGCTGTCGTTCGGCGGCATGGTCGGCGGCCTCTTTGCCGGTCTCCTCGCTCCCTTCACCTTCTCGTGGATCGCCGAATACCCGATCCTGGTCGCGCTTGCCGCGCTGTGCCGGCCGATTGCGAACGAACGGCTTGCCGGTGTCGTCAAATGGTACTGGCTGGCGCTCGCCGCGCTCGCGGTGGCGCTGATCGTGCCGTCCACCACCACGGGCGGCCTATCGACCTGGCTCGAGGATCACCGCGTCTGGGTCGCCGGCAGCGTCGGCGTGCTCGCGGCACTGCTGGCGCTGTCGCTCAATGCCAGCCGCTGGAAGATCTTCGCCACGGTCGTGCTCGCGCTGGCCTTGATCCGCGTCTATCCCGCGGACGAGGGCCGCGTTACGACGGTGCGCAGTTTCTTCGGCGTGCACAAGATCGTGGTGACGCCCGGCGGCTATTTCCACGTGCTGATGCACGGCACCACGATTCACGGCGCCGAGCGCTTCCGCAACAATGACGGCACGCCGGTGACCGGCCGCCCCGAGCCGATCACCTACTATCACGCGGACGGCGGCATCGGTCAGGCCGTCAGCGCCATCCGCGAGCGCAAGGGCGCGCCGCTCAAGGTCGCAGCGATCGGCGTCGGCTCCGGCACGCTCGCCTGTGCCGCCGCGCCCGGCGAGGACTGGAAATTCTTCGAGATCGACCAGTCGATGGTCGATGCCGCCCGCGATCCCAAAAATTTCCGCTACATCTCGAGCTGCATGCCGGATATGAAGCCCGTGATCGGCGACGCGCGCCTCACCTTCGCCAAGGAGCCCGACGGCGCCTATGACCTCGTTATCGTCGATGCCTATTCGTCGGATGCGATCCCGATCCATCTTGCCACCGAAGAGGCGATGAAGATCTACAAGGACAAGCTCGCGCCGCACGGTGCCGTGGTGATGCACGTCTCCAACCGGCATCTCGATCTCGAGACCGTCGTGGTCGGCATCGCCGACGCCAACGATCTCAAGAGCTGGGTCTTCAACGAGGATTCCGGGCGCGATAGCGACTACATCTTCTCGACCGACGTCGTCATCTCGGCGCGGGAGGAAGCCGACATCGGCAGGCTCGCCGCCTCGAAGTCGTGGGAGCAGACCGAAGCCGACGACAGGGTGCGGGTCTGGACCGACGACTATTCCAACATTCTGGGCGCGCTGCATCGGCGTCTGCGGGACGGGGAGTAG
- a CDS encoding L,D-transpeptidase: protein MRFQMRSFFIALTSLMLLSAGTAQAKVEITVDKDNQQMTVAVDGVARYRWPVSTGVPSRETPNGAFRAFRMEEDHYSKEFDDAPMPHAIFFTKVGHAIHGTDSVGRLGAPASHGCVRLSRQNASTLYALVQQQGVLNTTVTLTGSAQVALARNPRGRANAAVARAPQQPAEEQYATSGDPVNLSPPAPPARRYMPQDDNYIYPADGSDTGARYPAPRSVTRPLYDAQVYQQQPQPYYDQGYGQQGYYHQPQPRQVYQPRGYYYQN from the coding sequence ATGCGTTTCCAGATGCGTTCATTTTTCATTGCTTTGACGTCCCTGATGCTTTTGAGCGCGGGTACCGCGCAGGCCAAGGTCGAGATCACCGTCGACAAGGATAATCAGCAGATGACCGTCGCGGTCGACGGCGTGGCGCGCTATCGCTGGCCGGTGTCGACCGGCGTCCCCTCGCGCGAGACGCCGAACGGCGCCTTCCGCGCCTTCCGCATGGAAGAGGATCACTATTCCAAGGAATTCGACGATGCGCCGATGCCGCACGCGATCTTCTTCACCAAGGTCGGCCACGCCATCCACGGCACGGACTCGGTCGGCCGGCTCGGCGCGCCGGCGTCGCACGGCTGCGTGCGGCTGTCGCGCCAGAACGCATCGACACTCTATGCGCTGGTGCAGCAGCAGGGCGTGCTCAACACGACGGTGACGCTGACCGGATCGGCGCAGGTGGCGCTGGCGCGCAATCCGCGTGGCCGCGCCAACGCTGCGGTGGCCCGCGCTCCGCAGCAGCCCGCCGAAGAGCAATACGCCACATCGGGCGATCCCGTGAACCTGTCACCGCCGGCGCCGCCCGCGCGCCGCTACATGCCGCAGGACGACAATTACATCTATCCCGCCGACGGCAGCGACACCGGCGCGCGCTATCCGGCGCCGCGTTCGGTCACCCGCCCGCTCTATGACGCGCAGGTCTATCAGCAGCAACCGCAACCCTATTACGACCAGGGTTACGGCCAGCAGGGCTATTATCATCAGCCGCAGCCCCGGCAGGTTTATCAGCCGCGCGGTTATTACTACCAGAACTGA